GTGCCACGGGCCGGTCCCGGTCCGGGCGAGGACGATGTTGCCCTCCCAGGCGTCGAAGTGGACGAGCGCGGGGCGGCGGACCTCGGCGAGCCGCCGGCCGAAGCGTACGGGCAGGTCGGCGAGGAGCCCGGCCGGTACGGGCAGGGCCACCTCGAACCGGATCGCGTCGGCGAGGACGGCGTGCAGCATGGTGGTGAACGCGGAGGGCCAGTCGGGGCCGGAGAGGGCCGGTCGCGGGTAACCGTAGGCCGGTCCGGTGACGGTGGAGATCCGGGCCATGGACTCCCCCAGCCGGTGACGCAGCGCGGCGCGGTCGGCCGGGGTGAGCCGGTCGCGGGCGGCGTCCCAGGTGGTGCCGTCGACGTAGGTGAGGAGCAGCCATTCGGCAGGGGTTCCCGGGCCGGCGGGCTCGTGGTGGAGGACGGTGGGTACGCGGGCGCCCGCCCGGGCGGCGAGGCGGTGGAAGAGTGCCTCGGTGGCGAGGAGGTCCTGCTCGTGGGTGAGGGCGAGGGCGCTCGCCCGGGGGGCCGTCTTCAGCACCAGCCGCCGCCCGTCGGCGAGTTCGAGCAGACGGGCGGAGTTGTAGAAGCCCCCGCTGAGGACGGTGTCCCGGACGACCGTCACCGGACCGAGCACGTGGCGCAGCCGGTCGGCGACGAGGTCTTCGGCGCCGGTGTCGGTGTCGGTGTCGGTGTCGTTGTCGGTGTCGTTGTCGGTGTCGTTGTCGGCGAACTCGCCTTCCTCGACCGCCTGCGGATCGCGGCCGGCGTCGTTGTCGGCGAGCTCGTCCGTGCCGTCGTCGGCGTCGTTGTCGGGCCCCTGGGGAAGGGACGGAACGGCGGTGTCGGCCATGGGTCGCTCCTGTACGGGAAGCCTCGGACGGGGACGGTGGGGCGACGGCGGTGTTCTCCGGAAGGCCGCCGCGGCGAGGCGAACGCCTCGGTGCCGGGGCGGCCTTCCGGAGTCCACGAGGGCGCGCGGGCCGCCCGGTCAGCCGGCGGTCGCCTCCCGGTGGGCGCGGATGATGTCCGCGTACCGCCGCCCGCTCGTCTTCACGGTCCGCTTCTGCGTCGCGTAGTCGACGTGGACGAGCCCGAAGCGCTTGTCGTAGCCGTAGGCCCACTCGAAGTTGTCGAGCAGCGACCAGGCGTAGTAGCCGGCGAGCGGGGCGCCCTTGCGCAGGGCACGGGCGCAGGCCGCGAGGTGCTGCTCCAGGTAGCGGGTGCGGTCGGGGTCGTGGACCTCGCCGTCGGGGCCCACGGTGTCGGGGAAGGCCGAGCCGTTCTCGGTCACGTACAGCTCGCGCACACCGTACTCCTCGGTGAGCCGGAGCAGGAAGGCCTCCAGGCCGCCGGCGTCGATCTGCCAGTCCATGCCGGTGCGGGGGACGTCGGGGAGGCGGACCTCGCGGGCGTACGGGACGGGGCCGGCCGGGTCGTCGGCGACGGTGACCGGGAAGTAGTAGTTGAGGCCGTGCCAGTCGAGCGGGGCGGCGATGGTCTCGGCGTCCCCCGGCCGTTCGGGAAGCTCGACCCCGTACAGCTCACGCATGTCGGCGGGGAAACCGCGCCCGTAGACCGGGTCGAGCCACCAGCGGTTGGTGTGACCGTCCATGCGGGCGGCCGCGGCGACGTCCTCGGGACGGGTGGAGGCGGGCGCGACGGTCGAGTGGTTGGTGACCAGGCCGATCCGGGCGCCGGGGGCGGCGGCGCGGATGGCCTGGGTGGTCAGTCCGTGGCCGAGGAGCAGGTGGTAGGAGGCACGGACGGCCGCGGTGAGATCGGTGTACCCGGGGGCCATCCGGCCTTCGAGGTGGCCGATCCAGCCCGAGCAGAGGGGTTCGTTGAGGGTGGCCCAGCGGGTCACCCGGTCGCCGAGGCGTTCGGCGACGACGGAGGCGTACGCGGCGAGGTGTTCGGCGGTGGCCCGCTCGGTCCAGCCGCCGCGGCTGTCGTGGACCCGGTCCTGGAGGGCCTGCGGCAGGTCCCAGTGGTAGAGGGTGACGGAGGGCGTGATCCCGGCGTCGAGGAGTCCGTCGACGAGCCGGTCGTAGAAGTCGAGCCCGGCCTTGTTGACGGGTCCGTCGCCGCCGGGGACGACCCGCGGCCAGGCGACGGAGAGCCGGTACGCGTCGGTGCCGAGCCCCTTCATCAGGGCTATGTCCTCGGGCCAGCGGTGGTAGTGGTCGCAGGCGGTGTCGCCGTGGTCGCCGTTGTCGACGGCGCCGGGGGTACGGGAGAAGGTGTCCCAGATGGAGGGGGCGCGGCCGTCCTCGGCGACGGCGCCCTCGATCTGGTAGGCGGAGGTCGCCGTGCCCCAGGCGAAGGACGGCGGGAAGGCGTCGAGGTCGAGCGTCGTGGGGCGGGGGTCGGTGGATTCGGACACGGAGGACCTCTTCGTGGTCGGAGCGGAGAAGGACGTCACTTGACCGCACCCGCGGTGAGGCCGGCGACGAGGTAGCGCTGGAGGAGGAGGAAGCCGACGACGACGGGGACGCTCACCACGAGGGAGGCGGCCATCACCTGGTTCCAGTACACGTCGTTCTGGGTGGCGTACCCCTGGAGTCCGACGGCGAGGGTCCTGGTGGTGTCGTTGGTCATGACGGAGGCGAAGAGGACCTCGCCCCAGGCGGTCATGAAGGCGTAGACGGCGACGGCGATGATCCCGGGGGACGCCGCCGGGACGATCACCCGGAACAGGGCCCTGATCGGCCCGCAGCCGTCGACCTTGGCGGCCTCGTCGAGTTCGCGCGGGATCGAGTCGAAGTAGCCGGTCAGCATCCAGATCGAGAACGGCAGCGAGAACGTCAGATAGGTGAGGATCAGGCCTTCCCGCGAGCCGAAGAGCGCGATGCCGGTGGCGTTGCCGATGTTGACGTAGATGAGGAAGAGGGGCAGCAGGAAGAGGATGCCGGGGAACATCTGCGTCGACAGCACCGTCACGGTGAAGACGCGCTTGCCGCGGAACTCGTAGCGGCTCACGCCGTAGGCGGCGAAGATCGCGACGACCACCGAGAACACCGTGGCCGCGCCCGCCACGACGAGGGAGTTCACGAAGTAGTCGGCGAGGGGGACGGTCTCCCAGATGTCGAAGTACGGGCGGATCGTGAGCCCCGAGGGGATCCACCGGAACTTCCCCGAGACGTCCTCCAACGGCTTCAGCGAGCTGGAGACCATCACGAACACAGGGAGCACGACGAAGGCCGTGAGCAGGGTGAGGAAGATCCGCCGGGCCCACAGGAAGGACCGGGGCGCCGCCATCGGGGAGCGTGGGGCGGTGCGCCCGCGTGCGTGCGCCGTGCGCCCGCGCACACGCGGGGACGTCTCGGAGATCTCAGCCATCGGAGGTCTTCCTTCCGCGGGTGGTGAGCAGGAGGTAGACGCCCGTGACGACGAGGAGGAAGAGCAGCAGCAGGACGGACATGGCCGAGCCGGTGCCGAAGTTCCACGTCTGGAAGGACGACTGGTAGATGTGCAGCGAGATCAGGTCCGCCGCCTCGGGGGCCGCCTTGCCGAACAGGACGAACGGCGTGTTGAAGTCGTTGAACGTCCACAGGAACAGCACCAGGACGAGGACCTGGTTGACCGGCCGCAGGGACGGCAGCGTGATGTGCCGGATCTGCTTGAGGACGCCGGCGCCGTCGAGGGCGGCCGCCTCGTACATGTCCCGGGGGATGTTCTGCAGTCCCGCCATGACGGTGAGGAAGGCGAACGGCCAGCCCTTCCACACCGAGACGACGAGCAGGGCCCAGAAGCTGTTGTCGCCGATGAGCCAGAAGGCGGGGCTGTCGCCGATGCCCAACTGGTCGTGCAGGACGTGGTTGACCAGGCCGTTGTCCCGCTGGAACATGAACGCCCAGGTGATGACGGCGGCGTAGACCGGCAGGGCGTACGGGACGAGGAAGAGGGTCCGCAGGATGGCGCGGCCCCGGAACTCCTCCTGGAGGAAGATCGCGGCGGCCGTCCCGAGGAACCAGCACAGCCCTACGGAGAGGGCGGTGAACACGCACGTCCGCAGGAAGGACGCGAGGAGTGCCTGGCCGACGGGGGCGTCGAAGTCGATCGAGACGGCGTAGTTGCCGAGGCCGGCCCAGGGGGCCTCGGACCAGTTGCCGATGAAGAACTGGGTGAGCTCCTTGAAGCTCATGCCGATGCCCATGAGCATCGGGACGAGGTGGACGAGGAGTTCGAGGAGCAGGGCGGGCAGGAGCAGCAGGTACGGCAGTGCGATGCGGCGGCGCCCGGAGCGGCGTGGTGCGGTTGCCTCTCCGGGTGCGGCCTTGCGCACCGCCGGCTCACTCGTGGGAGTGATGGCGGTTCTGGTCATGGAGGGGCGGCCTACTTCTTGGGCATCTGCTGCTGGGCCTTTTCGAGCTTGGCCCGCACGGACTCGGTGGTGACGGGCCGGCCGGCGGCGGCGTCGGCGAACAGCTCCTTGACGGCCGTGCCGACCACGGTCTCGAACTGGGACTCCTCGGGGACCTGCGGCAGGGCGGCGGCGCTGGTGGCGAGGGTGTCGCGGATGACGGTGAGCGAGGGGTCGGAGAACCCGGGGTCCTGCTGGGCGCTCTTGACCGGCGGCACCGAGCCGTAGGCCTTGTTGAGCATGATCTGCTCCTCGTCGCTCGTCATGAACTTCACGAACTTGAGGGCGCCGTCGAGGTTCTTGGTGTTCTTGAAGACGGCCATGTTGATGCCGGCGACCATCGAGTTGGTCTGCTTGCCGGAGCCGGGCTTGCCGGCCGGGACCGGGGCCGGGACGACGCCCCAGTCCTCGGGGGCCATGCCCTGGGAGGCGAAGGTCTGCTGGGGGGTCTGCCACAGGACCATGCCCGTCCGGTCCTTGGCGAAGTCGCTCAGGGACTGGTTCTGCGCGTACTCGGCGTTGCCGGGGGCGGCGATCTTCTGCGTGGCCATCAGGTCGACGTACTGCTTGACCGCGGCGACGGCTCCGTCGGAGGTGAAGTCGGCCTTGCCGTCGGCGGTGAAGAAGTCGGCTCCGTGCTGCTTGGCGAGGACGAAGACCTGGTGGATGTTGTTGGACAGGTTGGATCCCTCGACTCCGAGGCCCCACTTCCCGTCCTTGCTCAGCTTCTTGCCGGTGGCGATCAGCTCGTCCCAGGTGGTCGGCGGCTTGGTGATGCCGGCGGCCTTGAACATGTGCTTGTTGTAGTAGAGCGCGTACGCCATCGAGTAGAGCGGGACGGCGGCCGGGTCCTTGCCGGGGGTGCCCGTGGAGCCGAGCGCGGACTCGACGAACCGGTCCTTGCCGCCGATGGCCTCGAAGGCCTTCGCGTCGAAGGGCAGCAGCGCGCCGGTGGACTGGAGCGAGGCGCTCCAGGTGTTGCCGATGTTGAGGACGTCGGGGCCCTGGCCGGAGGTGGTCGCGGTGAGGATCCGGTTGAGCAGGTCGGACCAGGGGATCACCTCCAGCTTGACCTTGATCCCGGTCTCCTTCTCGAACTGGTCGAGCTCGGGCTGCAGGACCTTCTTGTCGACCTCCAGGCTGGCGCCCTGGTTGGTGGCCCAGTAGGTGAGGGTCTTCGGCGTCGCCTGGCCGTTCCCCCCGCCACCGCAGCCGGTGGCGGCGAAGGCGAGGGAGAGGGTGACGGCTCCGGTGACTGCGGCTCTGAATCTGCGCATGGCTCCTGGGCCCTTTCGGGGGGATGACGGGGATGCCGTCGCGGGGAGCGCCTGAACCACTCCCCGCGACTGGGCTTAATTTAGGATGTGAGTTAAACCGCACGGGAAGGTCGCGTCAAGGCCTGTACTGCGGGTATGTTGCAACGAACGACTTCAGAGACGGGGACCAAAGTGCATGCGAGAACTGGCCGCACGGTGCGTGACCTGCGGCGCGAGAACCGCACCGCCGTCCTGCGCAGGCTGTACTTCGACGGACCCAAGAGCCGCCTCATGCTCGGCCCCGCGACGGGCCTGAGCTCCGGCTCGGTCAGCAACGTCGTCGCCGAACTCCTCGCGGAGGGCCTGGTCGAGGAGGCCGGCAGCGTCGACTCGGCCGGCGGGCGCCCCCGTACCCTGCTGCGCATCACCCCGGGCAGCGGATTCATGATCGGCGTCGACATCGGCGAGACGCGCATCAGGATCGAGCTCTTCGACCTCACCCTCACCGAACTCGCCCGCACGGAGCGGGCGCTGGCCTGCTCGGGGCCCCGCACCGACCGCTACGACGTGGACCTGGTCGTCGCCCATCTGCGCGACGGCATCGCCGAGGTGCTGCGCGCCGCGAACGTCCCCGTCGAACGCCTCCTCGGCATCGGCGTCGGGGTCCCCGGCATCGTCGCCCACACCGAGGACGGCGCCGTCGTCCACGGCCAGACCATCGGCTGGGACTCCGTCCCCCTCGAACGGCTCCTGCGTCAGGCCGTCGACCTGCCCGAGACCGTGCCCTACTGGATCGACAACGGCGCCAAGACCCTGGGCCAGGCGGAGATGTGGTTCGGCGCCGGCCGCGGTGCCCGCAGCGCCGTCGTCGTCCTCTTCGGCTCCGGTGTCGGTGCCTGCTCCGTCAGCGACCCGATGGAACCCGGGCGCGCGCTCGAATGGGGCCACCTGACGGTACGGGTCCGGGGCCGGCGCTGCCGTTGCGGCTCCCACGGCTGCCTGGAGGCGTACGCCGGCGCCGAGGCCCTCCTGGAACGGTGGCGCGAGGCCGGGGGCCGGCCCCCGGCCGGCGCGGACGAGGAAACCGCCCTCACCGCGATGCTCGCCGCCGCCTACCCGGCCGACCCCGCCTACTCCACCGATCCGGCCGCCCCGATCGACCCGGCCGCCCCGACCGACCCGTCCGATCCGGCCGCCCCAGCCACCCCCTCCGCCCCCTCCGCCCCGTCGACGGAGCCCGACGCCACGGCCCTCGCCGTCCTGGACGAGACCGCCGAGTACCTCGGCGCCGGCTTCGCCGACCTCATCAACCTCTTCCAGCCCGAGCGCATCCTCGTCGGCGGCTGGGCCGGCCTCCAGCTCGGCAGCCGCTTCCTGCGCACCGTGATCCGCTACTCCGACGCGTACGCGCTCCGCTACCCGGCGAGCCGTACCCGCATCGACCTGGGCACCCTCGGCCCCCAGGCGGTCACCGTCGGCGCCGCCCTCCTCCCCCTGGCCGACTTCTTCGCCCGGGGCGGCCGCTCCCCCGAGACCGAACCGAGCACCCCCGCCCCCGCCTGGCAGGCAGCGCTCCAGGACCGCGTGTGAACGACGGTGGAGCCGCGACGCCCGGGTGGCTCGCCGGTCCCGGCGAGAACGTCATCCGGGTACGCCCTCCGCTCCGACCCGCTACGCGGAATCGACCTCCGGCCGCGGCGAGGGCAGCGGCGGGAGCGACGGCTCGTACAACCAGGCCGAGAAGAGGTCGTCCAGGGGCTCCGCCGTGTAGCGGGCCGCGTGGGTCGTGAAGCCGACGGTGTTCACCACGCCGTGGCGGTGCACGGTGGCCCAGTCGCGCAGCATCCGGAGGAAGGCCCTCTCCCCCAGCGCGCAGCGGACCGCGTGCACGGCCAGGCCCCCGCGCTGGTACAGGCGGTCGTCGAACATCAGCTTGCGGCCCGGGTCCGCCAATCGCAGATCCTGGGCCTGCGTGGCCAGCAGCCGGTGCGCGCCGGCCGCGAGCTCGTGCGCGGTGCGGCCGCCGGAACGCTCCGACCAGAGCCATTCGGCGTACTTCGCGAAGCCCTCGTTCAGCCAGATGTGCCGCCAGTCGGCGATGGTCACGCTGTTGCCGAACCACTGGTGCGCCAGCTCGTGGGCGATCAGGCGCTCGGAACCTCGGACGCCGTCGACGTGGTTGACGCCGAACAGGGAGAGGCCTTGGGCCTCCACGGGGACGTCGAGGTCCTCGTCGGCGACGACGACCACGTACTCGCCGAAGGGATAGGGCCCGAAGAGTTCCTCGAACAGCTGCATCATGGCCGGCTGCCGGGCGAAGTCGCGGGAGAAGCGCGGCAGGAGGTGCGACGGCACGTGGGCGCTCTGCGGCACACCGCCGAGCCCGGGGTCACCGAGCAGCACCGTCTGGTGCATGCCGATCGACAGGCCGACGAGGTAGCTGGAGGTCGGCGCGGTCTGCTCGTACACCCACGTGGTCGTGCTGGCCCTCGTCGTCCGGGTGAGCAGCCGGCCGCCGGCCACCACGGTGTAGGCGGACGGGGTGTTGACCGAGATCTGGTACGAGGCCTTGTCGGCCGGCCGGTCGTTGCAGGGGTACCAGGAGGGTGCGCCGACCGGCTGGCTGGCCACCAGCGCGCCGTCGGTCAGCTCCTCCCAGCCGAGGCCGCCCCAGGGGCTGCGGACCGGCTTGGGGTTGCCGGCCCAGTGGACCTCCACGGTGAAGGCCGCGCCGGCGGGCAGCGGCTTGGCCGGCCGGACGCGGAGTCTGCCGCCGCGATGGGTGTAGTGCGGCGCCTTGCCGTCCACCAGCACCCTGCCGACCTTGAACTCGGAGAGGTTGAGGTGGAACTCGGTGAGCGGGGCCCGTCCGGCGATCGCGCTGAGCCGGGCCGTCCCGGCCAGCCGGTTGGGGCCGGGACGGTATTCCAGGGAGATCTCGTACCGGTGCACCCGGTAACGGGGATCACCGTTGGCCGGAAAGTACGGGTCCGATGCCGCTGTCCGCTGGCCGCTCACTGCCGCTTCCGCTCCCTGCGCTGTGCTCGTACGCCGTGGCCCTCTCAGGACCGCCACGCCTCGATCGGATTGCCCAGCCAGCGGGTGTCGGCGGGGACGGATTCCCCGGCCATCACGAGAGAGGCGGGACCCAGCGTGCTGCGGGCCCCGACCGTACTCCCCGGGAGGACGATTCCGCCCGGACCCAGGGTGGCGCCCTCGCGGAGGACCACAGTATCCGTCCTCAAGATCCGGTCGTGGAAGAGGTGGGTCTGCAACACACAGCCGCGGTTCACGCTGACCGCGTCGCCCAGGACCACCAGGTCGGTCTCGGGCAGCCAGTAGCTCTCGCACCACACGCCCCGGCCGATCCGGGCGCCGAGTCCACGGAGCCACAGGGTCATCAGCGGCGTACCGGGCACGGATCCGACCAGCCACGGCACGGCCAGCACCTCGACGAAGGTGTCGGCCAGCTCGTTGCGCCAGACGAAGCCGCTCCACAGCGGGTGCTCGCCCGTCCCGTGCCGGCCCACCAGCAGCCACTTCGCGGCCACGGCGACCGCGCAGGCGGCGAGACCGGCGGCGAGCAGGATCACGCCGGACAGCAGCGCCGCTCCCCAGATCCCGAGGTCGCTCGCCGCGGCCAGCGCGCACAGCGCCCCCACGGCCAGGACGGCCAGCGCGGCCGAGCAGAACACCGGGACGAGCCGGCACAGCTCCACCAGGCCGCGCGCCCACAGCAGACGGGCGGGCGGGGCGTACGTCCGGCTCCGGTCGGCGTCGGCCGCGGAGCGCGGCAGTCGGACCGGCGGCAGGCCAAGGTACGAGCTGCCCTTCTTGGCCTTCTTCGGGGTGGCGGAGAGGACGCCGACGAGCCCGTCGTCCGGCACGGCGCGGCCCGGCGCGGTCATGCCGGAGTTGCCGAGGAACGCGCGCCGGCCGATCTCGGAGTGACCGATCCGCATCCAGCCGCCGCCCAGTTCGTACGGGGCCGTCAGGGTGTCGTCGGCGAGGAACGCGCCGTCGCCCACGGTGGTCAGGCTCGGCAGCGCGAGCACGGTGGACACCTCCGCGCCGCGGCCGATCCGCATCCCGAGCAGCCGCAGCCACACGGGCGTGACCAGCGCGGCGTACAGCGGGAAGAGCGTCTCCCGGGCGCGGTCCATCAGCTGGGTCACCGTCCAGGCCTGCCAGCCGACCCGGCTGTGCGTCGGATGGAGCCCGGTCCGCAGCCCGATGCCGAGCAGTCGTACGGAGATCAGCAGGAGCAGCGCGTACGTGAGGCCGAAGGCGAGCGCCCCGGGCACGACGGCGAGGAGCGCACCGCGCAGTGCCTCGGCGAGTCCGGCACCGGCGGGCACGAAGCGGCTCGCCACGAGCAGGGCGGGCAGAGCGGCGAGGACGGGCAGGGCGGCGAGGGCGAAGCCGGTCGCTCCGTACACGGCGCGCCAGCGCACCGCACGGGGCGGACGTTCCTTGGGCCAGTTCCGCTTGGCCTTGCCGAGCTTGCCGGCGGGGGCTCCGGCCCAGCGCTGGCCGGTCGGGATCTGGCCGACCACCGCGGAGCCGGGGGCCACTTCGGCCCGCTTGCCGACCCGCGCGCCGGGGAAGAGGATGCTGCGGGTGCCGACCACGGCGCCCGCGCCGACCTTGACCGGGCCGATCTCCAGCCGGTCGCCGTCGAGCCAGTGTCCGGAGAGGTCCACCTCGGACTCGACGGCACAGCCGCGGCCGAGCTTGAGCATGCCGGTGACCGGCGGCAGGGAGTGCAGGTCCGCCTCGGGGCCGATCTTGGCGCCGAGAGCGCGCGCGTAGCGCTGCAGCCAGGATCCGGTGAGCGAGGTGGCGCCGGCGCACTCGGCGAGCCGCTCGGCCGTCCACAGCCTCAGGTGGACACTCCCGCCCCGTGGGTAACGTCCCGCCGTGACGCCGCGCAGCAGGAGGCGCGCACCCCCCGCGGCGATCGCGAGCCGTCCCGGCGGGCTGTGCAGGACCGCCGCTCCGGCGGCGACCACCCACCACGAAGCGGTCGGCACCCATGGGTAGGGGCCGAACCAGTGCAGGACGTTGCCGAGGGCGAGCAGCGCCACGGACCAGCGCAGGCCGATCAGGGTGAACAGCGGGACCAGCAGGAGCGACTGCGTGACCCCGGAGCGGAGCGGGACCGGCTCGACGGTCCGGACCGCGCCGTCGTCCTGTACGGACTTCTCCAGCCGCCGGGCCAGCTTGCGCAGGGTGGGCTGCTGGTAGACGTCGAGTACGGCCGCGCTCGGGTAGCGGGTGCGCAGCCGGGTGGTGAGCCGGGCGGCGGCGAGGCTGGTGCCGCCGATCGCGAAGAAGTCGTCGGCGGCGCCGGTGACGGCCACGCCGAGCGTCTCGGTCCACTGCTCGGCCAGCCACGCCTCCGTGCCGTACAGCGGCTCGGCAGGTCCGGTGGTCTCCGCTTCGGGCAGGGGCCAGGGCAGTGCGTCCCGGTCGACCTTCCCGGAGGTACGGGTCGGCAGTTCGTCGACGGGAGCGAGCAGCGGCACGAGGGCCGCCGGCAGCTCGGCACGGAGCCGCTCGACCGCCGCCGCCCTGTCCCAGCCGTCCTGGGTGACCAGGTAGCCGACGAGCAGCTGGTTGCCGCCGCGGGCCGTGCGTACGGCCGCCGCGGCGGCGGCGACGCCGGGCAGGGCCTGGAGTGCGGCGTCCACCTCGCCCAGTTCGATCCGCCGGCCGCCGAGCTTGATCTGCTCGTCGCCGCGGCCGAGGAAGACCAGTCCCTCCGGCTCCGCGCGGACCAGGTCGCCGCTGCGGTAGGCGCGCTGCCAGCCGAGGGATTCCAGGGGGGCGTACTTCTCGGCGTCCTTCTCGGCGTCGAGGTAGCGGGCGAGGCCGACTCCGCCGATCACCAGCTGGCCGCTGCCTCCCATGGGCACCGGCTCGTCGGACTCGTCGACGACCGCCAGTTCCCAGCCGTTGAGCGGGAGCCCGATGCGGATCGGTTCCTCGCCGGTCAGCAGGGACGCGCAGGCGACGACGGTGGCCTCGGTGGGGCCGTACGTGTTCCAGACCTCGCGGCCCTCGGTGACCAGACGCTGTGTCAGCTCGGGCGGGCAGGCCTCGCCACCGAAGATCAGCAGCCGCACCTCGTCGAGGGTCCCGGGTTCCCAGAGCGCGGCCAGCGTGGGCACGGTGGAGACGATGGTGATCTCCTGCTCCATCAGCCAGGGGCCGAGGTCGGCGCCGCTGCGCACCTGGGAGCGGGGCACGGGCACGAGGCAGGCGCCGTGGCGCCAGGCCAGCCACATCTCCTCGCAGGAGGCGTCGAAGGCGACGGACAGCCCGGCCATGACGCGGTCGCCGGGCCCGATGGGCTCCTCGGTGAGGAACAGCGCGGCCTCGGCGTCCACGAAGGCGGCGGCGCTGCGGTGGGTGACGGCGACGCCCTTGGGCTTGCCCGTGGAGCCGGACGTGAAGATGATCCAGGCGTCGTGCTCGGGGCCGGGCCGTGCGGCGCCCTCCCGGACCTCCGCTCCGCCGGTCACGCCGACGACGTCGATGCGCTCGCCCGCGCCCAGCACGGCCCGTACCCCCGCCTCGCCGAAGACGAGCTCGGCCCGCTCGTCCGGGTCCTCGGCGTCCACGGGCACGTAGGCGGCGCCCGCGGCGAGCACCGCGAGGACGGCCACGTACAACTCGTTCGTACCGGAGGGCACCCGTACGCCGACCCGGTCTCCGCGCCCGACGCCGGCGGCCGCCAGGGCGCGCCGCCGGCGCTCGACCTCGGCGGCGACGGCGCGGTAGGTCAGCCGGACGGTGCCGTCGTCCAGGGCCGGCTCGTCGGGGTACGACCGTACGGATGCCTCGAAGACGTCGATCAGGGTGCGGATCGGAGCGGCGGGTCCGGCGGAGAACCGGGCGGACTTGCCGGACTCCTCGGGCGACTCCCCGTCGTCGAGCAGAGTGTGGTCACCGAGCTCAGGTGTGGCTGCCATCGGCCCTCGCGTCTCGCTCCCGGGAACGTCCGGGTCGCCGGCGGAGCCCGGGTCTGCCCAGGTTGTTCCGCTCCGGCGCCAAACAGCCCGTCAGTCTAGTGCGTGGACAAGGAAATTCCTGTCGACACCTTGCGCGTGGCTGGGA
Above is a genomic segment from Streptomyces sp. NBC_00094 containing:
- a CDS encoding Pls/PosA family non-ribosomal peptide synthetase; this encodes MAATPELGDHTLLDDGESPEESGKSARFSAGPAAPIRTLIDVFEASVRSYPDEPALDDGTVRLTYRAVAAEVERRRRALAAAGVGRGDRVGVRVPSGTNELYVAVLAVLAAGAAYVPVDAEDPDERAELVFGEAGVRAVLGAGERIDVVGVTGGAEVREGAARPGPEHDAWIIFTSGSTGKPKGVAVTHRSAAAFVDAEAALFLTEEPIGPGDRVMAGLSVAFDASCEEMWLAWRHGACLVPVPRSQVRSGADLGPWLMEQEITIVSTVPTLAALWEPGTLDEVRLLIFGGEACPPELTQRLVTEGREVWNTYGPTEATVVACASLLTGEEPIRIGLPLNGWELAVVDESDEPVPMGGSGQLVIGGVGLARYLDAEKDAEKYAPLESLGWQRAYRSGDLVRAEPEGLVFLGRGDEQIKLGGRRIELGEVDAALQALPGVAAAAAAVRTARGGNQLLVGYLVTQDGWDRAAAVERLRAELPAALVPLLAPVDELPTRTSGKVDRDALPWPLPEAETTGPAEPLYGTEAWLAEQWTETLGVAVTGAADDFFAIGGTSLAAARLTTRLRTRYPSAAVLDVYQQPTLRKLARRLEKSVQDDGAVRTVEPVPLRSGVTQSLLLVPLFTLIGLRWSVALLALGNVLHWFGPYPWVPTASWWVVAAGAAVLHSPPGRLAIAAGGARLLLRGVTAGRYPRGGSVHLRLWTAERLAECAGATSLTGSWLQRYARALGAKIGPEADLHSLPPVTGMLKLGRGCAVESEVDLSGHWLDGDRLEIGPVKVGAGAVVGTRSILFPGARVGKRAEVAPGSAVVGQIPTGQRWAGAPAGKLGKAKRNWPKERPPRAVRWRAVYGATGFALAALPVLAALPALLVASRFVPAGAGLAEALRGALLAVVPGALAFGLTYALLLLISVRLLGIGLRTGLHPTHSRVGWQAWTVTQLMDRARETLFPLYAALVTPVWLRLLGMRIGRGAEVSTVLALPSLTTVGDGAFLADDTLTAPYELGGGWMRIGHSEIGRRAFLGNSGMTAPGRAVPDDGLVGVLSATPKKAKKGSSYLGLPPVRLPRSAADADRSRTYAPPARLLWARGLVELCRLVPVFCSAALAVLAVGALCALAAASDLGIWGAALLSGVILLAAGLAACAVAVAAKWLLVGRHGTGEHPLWSGFVWRNELADTFVEVLAVPWLVGSVPGTPLMTLWLRGLGARIGRGVWCESYWLPETDLVVLGDAVSVNRGCVLQTHLFHDRILRTDTVVLREGATLGPGGIVLPGSTVGARSTLGPASLVMAGESVPADTRWLGNPIEAWRS